A segment of the Deltaproteobacteria bacterium GWC2_65_14 genome:
CCCGTGAAGAGGCAGGTCCAGCGGTCGGGGTATCCCTCGGGGAGGACGATCCCGCCGCGGGAGCCCCAGGCCTTCTCGCCCAGCGGGAAGGTTTCCGGGGGGCCGAGGCGCGTCACCAGCCGCGGCACCGCCGCGATCGCCCACTCCTTCCCCTTTCTCCTGGCGAAGGCCAGGACATGCTCCCGCTTCTCCCCGGACGCGGACAGGGGAAGGTAGTCGCCGGAGGCGAACAGCTCCCTGCGGTCCCTCCGGAACCGGAGCGCCTTCCAGGTGAGGAAGAGCTTGACCCGGCCGTCCTCCGGCCGCGCCAGCAGCTCGCGGACCAGGGCGAGACGCCCCGCGGGTTCCCGCTCCGCCAGCTCCTGCAGCAGCCTGCGACGCCGGGAGAAGTCCACCGGCCCCCGGTTGTCCGGGTCGACCAGCCGCAGGTCCCACAGCTCGGTCCCCTGGTAGAAGTCGGGGACCCCGGGGGCGGCGATCTTGACGAGCGCCTGGGAGAGGCCGTTCGTCATCCCGTACCGGGCGATCCTCCGCTGGAACGGCAGGAAGTCCTCCAGGAACCGGTTTTTTCCTCCCCCGTCGAGGATCGCGGCGACGAACTCCCGCAANNNNNNNNNNNNNNNNNNNNNNNNNNNNNNNNNNNNNNATTCCTGGACCCGCGCGGTCAGGGAGGAAACCTCCCCTTCGTCGAGCGGCCATGCGCCGACCAGCGTCTGGTAGAGAAGATATTCCTCGTTCCGGTCCGGCGACGGCCCCGCCCCCGATTCCCGCCGCTTCTCCGCGTTCCACCGGCTCCAGCGGGTCACCCGCCGCTCCCATTCCCCGGGGATCTCGGAGAGGACGTTGATCCGGGCGCGGACATCCTCGCCCCGTTTCGTGTCGTGCGTGGAAGTGGCGTTCATCGTGAACGGCCACCGGCGGCGGACCGCCGCGGCGCGCCGGTGGAACGCCTCCGGGGAAGTGCCCGGCCCCGCCGGCTCTCCCCCCACCTCGTTCCGGGAAACGAGGCGGTTGTAGACGTAGAGCGCTGTGTCCTCGAACCCCTTCGCCATGATCGGGCCGGTGAACTGCTGCCAGCGCATCAGGAAGCCGAGCCACTCCTCCTTCCTCTCCGCGGGGAAGGCATCGGGGCCCTCCAGCAGTAGCACCCGCCCCAGGAAATCGAACACCGGGCCGCTCGCCCCGGTGCTTCGCCGCCGGGCTTCCCGCAGCGCCCTCCCGATGTACCGCCGGTCCCTGGAGGTCAGGTCGAGCCCCCGGATGTAGGTCCGGTAGACGGGGAAGCAGGCGGTCGCCTCGACGAGCGCCTCCCGCAGCTCCTTGCGGGGAAGGTCCCGCCCGTGCCGGTCCCGCTCCGCCAGCCGGGCGAGGTGCATCCCCATCGAGTGCATCTCCCCCGCGAAGAGCGACTCCATCACCAGCCTCTTCTTCCGGTAGACCAGCTCCGCGAACTCCTCCCGTTCCCCGGTGAAGCGGATGTAGACCCCGTCCAGGAGCCGCGCCCCGCCGGCGCTGACGAAGATCCCGTTCAGCGCGTTCAGGAAGTCGTATCCGGTGGTCCCGCAGACCGGCCACTCCGGGGGAAGAAGCTCCTCCCCCGCGAGGATCTTCTCCACGACCAGGTACGGGGGACCGGACGTCCCCCCCCGGGAGAGTTCCTCCCGGAGCCGCTCGAGATAGCCCGACGGGTCGTAGAGCCCGTCGACATGGTCGATCCGCACGCCGGTCGCCTTCCCCTCCCGGACCAGCCGCAGGATCAGCGCGTGGGAGGCGTCGAACACCGCCGGTTCCTCCACGCGCAGGCTCACCAGGTCGCTGATGGCGAAGAACCGACGGTAGTTGATCTCCTCGTTGGCCAGGCGCCAGAAGGAGAGCCAGTAGTGCTGCTCCGACAGCAGCCGGTCCAGGAGGGCGAAGCTCGCCGGGTCTCCCCGGGTCCCCGCGAAGTCCCGAAGGATCCCGTCCAGGTGCGCCCGGATCTCCGCCCTCCCCGCGTGCAGGGAGGCGAGCCGCTTCCGGATCCCGCCGGCGCTCCTCCTCCACTCCCCCGCCGCCTCCGGATCCGCGGGCGGAGCGGCCGGAAGATGCTCCGCCTCCGAGATCAGCTCCCACAGCTCCCGGAAGACGGGATGGTCCGGCCCCAAATTTTCCTCCAGCGCCTCCAGGCCGTGCGCGAGGATGCGGGCGTAGGACGGAACGGCGACGGGAAGCCGGGTCCCGTGGCAGAGGACGAAGAAGCTCCCCTGCGCAAGGCGCAGCGAGAGCTCCCCGTCCTCCAGCACCTTCCCGTACGGCCCGCCGAGGATCGGGAGGAGCACCTTCCTCCGGAGCGCCTCCCTGGAGGATTCCCAGTCGATGTCGAAGAACCGGGCGAAGGGCGAACCCGCCCCGGTCTCGAGGAGGTCCATCCACCACCGGTTCTCGCCGCTCGCCGCCATGTGGTTGGGGACGATGTCCAGAAGAAGCCCCATGTTCCGCTCCGCGAGGGCCGACGCCAGCGCGTCGAACTCCTCCTCCGTCCCCAGCTCGGGATTGAGACGCGTCGGGTCGACGACGTCGTACCCGTGGGAGCTCCCCCTGCGGGCCGCCAGCAGCGGCGAGGCGTAGAGGTCGCCGACGCCGAGCGCCTCCAGGTACGGCAGCAGGGCCAGAGCATCCAGGAACCGGAAGCGCCGGTGAAGCTGGAGCCGGTAGGTGGAGACGGGGATGCGCGCGGGGATCATCGGGGAACCCGGACGGAGAGCTTCTCCCCGAGTGCGGAAAAGAGGGCGACCCACTCCTCCGCCGCGGAGTCCCCCCCGGCTTTCCGGGCGCCGTAGCGCGGATACACGCCCTGCAGCGCCTCGAAGAAGAGGTTCTGACTCTTCCAGAAGGTCACCTCGAAGGGAAGTGCGTCCCCCATCTCCACCGCGGCGTTGAGCCGCCGGAGTTGGTCGAGGTCGTCCGGATCCTCCAGGAACCTCGCCATCATCCGCTCGATCGTCTTCCGGAGCGCGTAGCCCAGGCCGGGACCGTCGAAGGAGATCCCCGTTGCCTGTGTCTCCTGCAGGACCCCCTTGATCCGCTCGACGTCCAGCGACTCCTCTGTGAAGGCGCGCCGAAGCTCGGCATTCAGCGCCAGCTCGGCCGCCACCCGGAACGACTTCGTCATGGGATAGCCGAAATCGGAGAGAAAGCGCATGAGCGGCGCATTCTGCATGTAGAGCTGCCGGTAGACCGCGTCCACGTCGGCGAGACTCTCCTCCAGAATCGAGTCTAGAACCTTGCGCTGCTCGTCCCGGAACAGCAGCTTCAGGGAATAGGTGCCCTGGCCGAAATTCCGATCGACGGCCCGGATCACCTCGGGGAAATCGGCCCCCTGGAAGATTCCGCCGATCTCTTCCACCAACGCCTTGTAGGGCTCCTCCCCGCGGGACTCGCGGATCCCCCCGATCACGTTGTGATCGCCGAAGTGGAGGACCCCGAAGGAAACCTGCGCCGTGTCCCCTGTGATCCGCGAGGCGATCCTCGCCCTCCCAAGCGCCAGCCGCTTCTTTCCCGCGGAGAGGATCCGGAATTCCTCCCGGTCCACGCGGTAGCAGAAGACCTCCGCCTCCTCCCCGTAGTTCTCGAACAGGGAGCTGATCGCGTAATGGGCCCCGACCTTGTGCAGGTCAACGACGGAGGGCTTGACGAACTTCCCGTAGATGTGCCGGCCGTCCCCGTGCTCCGGGAGGTTGCTCTTCGCATGCTCGAGAAGGAACAGGAAGCGGGACTCGATATCCTGCCCGTCGATCTCCTCCGCCAGCTGGATGGCGCGCCCCGCGTACTGGAGGATCTGCGTGGTCTCGATCCCGGAGAGCTCGTCGAAGAACCAGCCGCAGCTGGTGTACATCAGAATCGCGTGGCGCTGGAGCTCGAGCAGCCTGAGCGCCCGGACCCGTTCCTCCGCGGACAGCTCCCGGACCGCGTGCCGTCCGAGATAGGCCCGGACATTCTCCTCGGAGCGGTCGAGCACCACCGACACGTAGTCGTCCCGGGCGGCCCAGGGATCCCGGAAAAGCCCCATCGAGGCGTCGGTATAGAGCACCGCCAGCTTCTCCCGCAGCCAGTCCAGCGCCTCCCGCAGGGGGCGGCGCCACTCCTGGGTCCACTCCGGCCGTCCCCCCGAGTTGCAGCCGCAATGGCTCCGCCACCGCTCGATCCCGTGGGCGCAGCTCCAGGAGCTGAAGGGGTGGATCTCCACCTCCTGCTCCGGGGGGTACCGCTCGAGATACTCCCCGTAATTGGTGATCTTCGCCAGCTTGTTCGACTCGATGTGGTGCAGGGCGTAGGAGAGCGCCATCTCCCCGTGCCGGTGGTGGTGCCCGTAGCTCTCCCCGTCGGTGGCGATGTGGACGAGCGGATGTCCGTTCCCGTCGCCGTCGAATCCCCCGAGAATCCGGTTCGCGAAGGCCTCCCCGTTGGTCAGCAGCCGTTCGAAGGCGACGGCCCGCGAGATCGGCCCGTCGTAGAAGAACAGCGCCATCTCCCGTCCCGAGGAGAGCCGGATCCGGTAGGGGACCTTCGGGTCGATCCCTCCCCCGCCCACATCCCGCCAGTCGCGGCTGCCGATCGGCCGGACGCGATGCGCCTGGTGGGGCGCCAGGATCGCGAACCGCATCCCGTGCTCCGCCAGGATCTCCAGGCTTTCCAGGTCCACCGCCGTCTCCGGGAGCCACATCCCCTCCGGTTCCCTGCCGAAGCGGTGGACGAAATCGGCGATCCCCCAGCGCACCTGGGTCGCCTTGTCGCGGCGGTTCGCCAGCGGGAGGATCATGTGGCTGTAGGCCTGCGCCAGCGCCGAGCCGTGCCCGGAGAAGTGCTCCCGGCTCTGGCGGTCGGCGTCGAGGATCGCCCGGTACACCGCCGGCTCGTGGACCTCCATCCAGGAGAGCAGGGTCGGCCCGAAGTTGAAGCTGATCCGGGAGTAGTTGTTCACGATGTCGACGATCCGCCTCTCCCCGTCCAGGATCCGGGAGGCGGCGTTCGGGGCGTAGGACTCGGCCGTGATCCGCTCGTTCCAGTCGTGGAAGGGATAGGACGAGTCCTGGAACTCGACCGCCTCGAGCCACGGGTTCTCCCGCGGCGGCTGGTAGAAATGCGCGTGGATGCAGACGTAGCGTTCCATCTATCCGGAATCCTCCCCTCGTTGCGACAGCAGGACGAAGGCCCGCGGTCCGAGCGACAGCGTGGCGGTTCCCCCCGATCGGATCTCCTCCGGGACGGCGCTTCCGCCGCCGCCCCACCGCGGAACGGAGGAGTCCAGGAGCGTCTGCCAGCGGCCGGCGAACAGCGGGACGGTCACGGAGGCCGGCTTCTCCCCGAAGTGGCAGACCGCAGCCGTCCGGTCGTCCCCGTGCATCCGGGTCACCAGGAGCGACTTCTCCCGCTCCAGCGCCACGGCGTTCATCCCCTTGCGGGTTCCCCGCGAGAGGACCGGGTGCTCCCGCCGAAGGCGAAGCAGCTCCCGGGTATACTCCAACAGGGTCCGGTGCCGCCCCGTTTCCCGCAAGGCGTAGTCGATCCGGGAGCGCCGGAAGGTTTCCTCGTCCTGCGGGTCGAGGACCTCACCCTCCCACCGGAAGGCGGCGAACTCCTCCATCCGCCCTTTCCGCACCGCCTCGACCAGCTCCGGGTCGGAGTGGCTGATGAAGTAGAGAAAGGGCGCGGTCTCCCCGTACTCCTCCCCCATGAACAGCAGCGGGACGAAGGGGGAGAGCAGGACGACCCCGGCGGCCAGCTTCAGCGATTCGAAGGAGGCGAGGAGGGGAAGCCGCTCGGCGCCCATCCGGTTCCCAACCTGGTCGTGGTTCTGCGAGAAGACCACCAGCTGCCGAGCCGCAAGGTCCCGGGAGGAGTTCCCGTGGCGGCGGTCCCGGTAGGCGGAGTAGCGCCCGGCGTAGACGAACCCTTCCGTGAAGGCGCGGGCGAGATCCTCCACGGTCCCGAAGTCCCGGTAGTAGCCCTGCCGTTCCCCCGTCAGCAGGACATGGAGGGCATGGTGGAAGTCGTCGTTCCACTGGGCGTCATGCCCGAATCCCCCGCGCTCCCGGGGCGTGACGACCCGGGCGTCGTTCAGGTCGCTCTCCGGGATCAGGTGGAGCCGCCGGT
Coding sequences within it:
- a CDS encoding glycoside hydrolase, with the protein product MERYVCIHAHFYQPPRENPWLEAVEFQDSSYPFHDWNERITAESYAPNAASRILDGERRIVDIVNNYSRISFNFGPTLLSWMEVHEPAVYRAILDADRQSREHFSGHGSALAQAYSHMILPLANRRDKATQVRWGIADFVHRFGREPEGMWLPETAVDLESLEILAEHGMRFAILAPHQAHRVRPIGSRDWRDVGGGGIDPKVPYRIRLSSGREMALFFYDGPISRAVAFERLLTNGEAFANRILGGFDGDGNGHPLVHIATDGESYGHHHRHGEMALSYALHHIESNKLAKITNYGEYLERYPPEQEVEIHPFSSWSCAHGIERWRSHCGCNSGGRPEWTQEWRRPLREALDWLREKLAVLYTDASMGLFRDPWAARDDYVSVVLDRSEENVRAYLGRHAVRELSAEERVRALRLLELQRHAILMYTSCGWFFDELSGIETTQILQYAGRAIQLAEEIDGQDIESRFLFLLEHAKSNLPEHGDGRHIYGKFVKPSVVDLHKVGAHYAISSLFENYGEEAEVFCYRVDREEFRILSAGKKRLALGRARIASRITGDTAQVSFGVLHFGDHNVIGGIRESRGEEPYKALVEEIGGIFQGADFPEVIRAVDRNFGQGTYSLKLLFRDEQRKVLDSILEESLADVDAVYRQLYMQNAPLMRFLSDFGYPMTKSFRVAAELALNAELRRAFTEESLDVERIKGVLQETQATGISFDGPGLGYALRKTIERMMARFLEDPDDLDQLRRLNAAVEMGDALPFEVTFWKSQNLFFEALQGVYPRYGARKAGGDSAAEEWVALFSALGEKLSVRVPR
- a CDS encoding malto-oligosyltrehalose trehalohydrolase translates to MPGSTERLGATLLPGGGCAFLVHAPSAKTVEVRLLTPVEGFFPLERDERGYHRGVVGEAGTGSLYLYRLDGERERPDPASRFQPDGVHGPSCVTDPGAFRWEDREWAGLPLEEVALYELHVGTFTPEGTFGAILPRLDSLKELGVTAIELMPVAQFPGSRNWGYDGVYPFAVQGSYGGPEGLKSLVNACHLRGMAVVLDVVYNHLGPEGNYLRDFGPYFTDRYRTPWGAAINFDGPGSDEVRRYFLENACSWLSEFRIDALRLDAIHGIYDFSADPFLAELADTVRELGVREHRRLHLIPESDLNDARVVTPRERGGFGHDAQWNDDFHHALHVLLTGERQGYYRDFGTVEDLARAFTEGFVYAGRYSAYRDRRHGNSSRDLAARQLVVFSQNHDQVGNRMGAERLPLLASFESLKLAAGVVLLSPFVPLLFMGEEYGETAPFLYFISHSDPELVEAVRKGRMEEFAAFRWEGEVLDPQDEETFRRSRIDYALRETGRHRTLLEYTRELLRLRREHPVLSRGTRKGMNAVALEREKSLLVTRMHGDDRTAAVCHFGEKPASVTVPLFAGRWQTLLDSSVPRWGGGGSAVPEEIRSGGTATLSLGPRAFVLLSQRGEDSG